The following DNA comes from Fusarium fujikuroi IMI 58289 draft genome, chromosome FFUJ_chr03.
TGACAAAGGTTCGACTTTTTTTGCCCATGGATGATCTGACCTAAGTAGGTAGCTAATCTACAAGCATAGATTATGGCAGCACCTTTCGACCAGATGGATGGGTAGGTCTTCACCGGCGGTCTGCTCTCTTTCCCCCGTTGACTTATCGACGAATAGCTTTGAGATGAATGCCACTTTGTATCAAGTACGTCAAAGATGATATACGCATCCTTAGGAGCAAAATCACTGACAAGTTGTTTACGCAGGATTGCATGTAAGTCCAAGAAGTCCcagagatgttgatgttggaaaTTGATTTGAAAAGCTTCATCGAAGAGAACAACGCCTACAAGATCGCTTCCAGATCAAATGAGGGAAACAACAAACGAAGAAGAGGGCCACCATTAGAAGTAATGCAGTTTTGGGGTGTGTTTCTCTATTTCAGATGTACGTTACGGTTGCTCACATCGTAATCTAGGATACAAGTTTGAAACGTTGTCGACTCTGCCAGCACCGTGGGCAGAAATGTCCCGCGACTTCATCGAAAATCGAGAGAACGAAGTCGTCAATAATAAAGCTCAATATTGTTCTGTCGTCCGCACGGGTATCGGTAAATCTGTTCTATGTCTTGGTGGCGAAGTTGATGCCAGTGAGTAAGTCCTTCAGTTCTCCTTTTCTCAACTTACATTTCCACAGTCTGGGATTCCAAACCTGAAGAAAAGGGCAGCCCCATCAACTGGGTTGAACTCAAGACATCAGCCGAGATTCGCAATCCGGGCGGCATGGAGAACTTCAAACGCAAACTCATGAAGTACTGGATACAGTCATTTCTTCTCGGTGTGCCGCGCATTGTTGTCGGTTTTCGCACACAGGATGGTATTCTGGTCGAGGCAAGGGAGATGGAAACGCATCGTATTCCCGACATGGTCAATGCCGATCCGAATCCCAAATGGAACGCCGATATGTGTGTCAACTTTGCCGCCACTTTCTTAGAGTGTAAGTACTACTAACAGGTATGAATGGGGCCCATTGCTAATCTGCTCCATCAAAAGGGCTAACAGAGAACATAAACGATGAGGGCGTTTGGAGAATAAGACGCGAGCCTCAGTCACCAACGATCGAGCTATTCAAGGTGGAGGAGACGGGTCACGGCGATATCTTGTCTGATGAGTTCAAGAATTGGAGAATCAAGTTGGATCTTGGGCCTAGCGATGCTTCCTGATAAATCTTGAGCTGGCTTGCGCATGATACAATCGTTAAGGAAAGATCGTCATTGTCACTTAGATTATTGGATACAGATGCACTATACTCAGATTCTTACTGTGCTCAATTAACAAGTCTAGGCTGTGCCTGCATCTAGTTGTCTACCTGCCAATATCGAAACAGCTGCAATGCAATGAAAGATTAAAACAAGAGTTGCCTCCCTACCATCCATGTTCTTAAATGCAATCCTTACAACGCCTCACGCACCTCGCAGAAAAACAGGAAAACCAAACTAATAGACCAGGTCAATGAGATCATCCGCGACATATCGTTATATCGTGCGCGTCATGCTTGACCGGGGTCGTCAAATGCTGATGAAAATACCGCTGCCAATAAGTTCCTCAAAGACTCGCTTTTATCTTCCATCTAGAAGGCAGACAATGCAAAATGAGTAGCAAAAGAAACTGCATACGAATCGTACAACATATAAGGCGCAGTGCCGCCATGTTCTATCGTTCATCTCAGCCAATCACGCATGAGAATCAGACAGCGGGCCAACGGATTCGAAGACCGTCTACCCAACGTGAGTAGAGCACGTCGGATAACTGCTTGCAATGCTCCATGCCGGACCGGGCCTCCTGACCAGGATATTTGCTCTCGGTAGCCAACTTCTCAGGGTCAAAGTTCTTCTCATACATGGTAGGAGTATCAGCATGACGGCGTCGATGGCTGCGCAAATGAGGATTGTTTGAGGCCATGACGAGCTTGGTTGGACTCGACGCAGGGGTGGTGTTCTTGACAATCACAGTACCTTGCGGGGTGCCGTCCCCAGGAGTCTTCTGAGCAGGCTGTCGAAGGATCGTTGCGCTAAGCTTGTTGTCTTGAGAGATTGATGATACCATGCTCGTCATAAGGTGATAGGCCCCCTCAGGATCGACTGCGTCCAAGGCTGCGAAAGCATCAGATAACTTGGCCAGCGCTTCTCGCTTCTGCATCGCAGAGGTTTGAGCATGTAGCTCGGCCAGAGAAGGCTCCACAGCTTTGTTGTACAAGCGTCTCCCCAGTACAGCCTCCTTGCCATACGGTTCAACAGGGGATGTGGTAGGACGAGGCTGGTTCTCGTCACGGAAGACATCGTCGGGGGAGACTGGTCGGTTCCCTTGACTCCCGTTTGAACCATCTGAAGGGACTCTTCTGAAAAGACGCATAGTCGATCCTGAATTGCCAAACGACATATCTGGTTGGAGAGGTCTCTTAGGAGCGATAGAACCCCGGGGAGAACCAGGCCGCGTTGATGTTTCTTGAGCTACAGACGGTGCTCGTCGGACCGTTGACTTTCTGACAGTACCCGGGGCGGGAGAAGTTCCTCCAAGAGggccatccttgacatccagcttcttcatcgcctcttCGGCGTTCCAGATGGATGAGGGTTTCCGGTGCTGCTTGATGGTTGGCCTCTTGGGAGGCGGTGCAACAGACTTTACTGTGTCAAAGACCCATTCCTGCTGCTCATCCTTAGGGGCCATGCTTTGAAGGGTCTCTTGATAGTAAATAGGATGCTTCTGTCTGTTCTGGTTGGCGTCCCACATCTGTCGACGAGCAATAAGTTCCTGTAGAGCCTCCACCTTGCCCGCGTTACGGATGAAACGGTGGCGTAGTAGGTCTTTTGCAGATGGTCGACGGTCATAGTCCTTGGTGAGGCACTGTGCAATGAAGTCCTTGAAATCTTTGCTAAAGTTGCCCTCAAGACGAGGAGCCGGATTTTTCGGGATGTGAAAGAGGACCTTCATGGGGTGGATGTGACATAGTGGGGGTTCGCCGTTGGCCATCTCCATAGCTGTGATACCCAGAGACCAGATATCGGCCTTGAAGCTGTAGCCGTCTTGCTGAATCACCTCTGGGGCCATCCAGAAAGGTGTTCCGACAAAAGTGTTTCGTTGCGATTTGATGTTGGTCAATTGGGCCGCAACTCCAAAATCGGCAAGCTTGACTTTGCCGGTCTCGGATAAGAGTACATTGGCggccttgatatctctgTGAATCTTGCCCTCATTGTGAAGGTATTGGATGCCGAGCAGCAGTTCGCGACAAACAATAGCAATGTGCGTTTCGCTGAAGTTGGCGGGTTTCAGCTATTCCCGGTTAGCAGTTGAGACTTCGTGTCGGAGTATTTTATGGAGAGACATACCAGGTCCAAACAGGATCCGCCGCCGAGATATTCCATGACAATCCATAACTTGTGGCCTCGCAAAAAAGAGCCTTTGTATTGGGTAACGTACGAGCTGGCGCAAGTGCTCAGAACAGCGATTTCGGCCTGGATATCTTGGATATCATCATCGTTGGATTCAAGGTCGATCTGTTGACGTTGTGTGTTAACTTGTGTACCAGGCAACCGAAAGGATCGGACTCGGACTTACATGTTTGATAGCGACAGTTTCGCCAGTTGCTTTCTCAATGCCTTTGTATACGACGCCAAAACTGCCACCTAGGATACCATCAGCTAATGCGGAGAGATACTGCCAATATTGATACTTACggccaagttcctcgagGACCTGGTAATGCTCAGCAACGCCTTCGTCAGCCATTGTGAGTTGACGTCATGCACTGTCTCGACGTTACTTAGATTCACGCTGCTCGGGCAGAAGAGACAACGGAATAAACAAAGCTAATGCTGAGATCTGTGATTAACGCAATGCGCAAAGACCGTCTGCTGAGTGAGTCGAACAATATTAACAAGATACAAAAGCGTGTGCGATGAGTTGGAGTCGTCGTTTATTAAAAGTCATGCGGATGAATGTCAAGGTAGACGGATGGTTGTCTGGGAAGCGGACCCTGTCGAAAGCTATAGCCAGATGAAACCCCCGGGCCCTTTGTTTACTTTGAGACGGGAGCTTAGAGGGCAGCTGATCGAGTGGATGGTCCGGCACTGGTGTAAGCAATAGATCGAGAATTAAATATTGTTGAAAGCCTGTAAAATCGAATGCTGAAAAAAGGCTGGACTCGGCGATTTTCTGGCTCAAAAATATTCCCTCCGCGCTTATATAGCAAATGCAGGTTCGTGGAGTCTCTGCCAAAGAGTCACATACCAGCTGCTTTGTCTCTCATGACTTCTCACTGAGCACATTGCAGCAGGCCGTGCCACACTCGGTGGGGAGCTATCCTATCCCCCGGTCACTTTTAGCTTGTCATGCCCTGTACGGCTTCCCTGGCACATTGCTTAGCGCCCAGATTGCTTGTTTCTATGGCTGGGTTTTTAGTCAGGACAGAAAAAGGTTACGTGACAGAAATTCACGGTGCTGTTGATGACTCCTACAGGTGTGACAGATGTTCATATGTTTATGTCTGCTCGTATCATGTCTGTTGTTTTCTTGCACAGTCTCCAACGcactaaggtaaggtaccgGTTGTGGAGGTTGCAACACAACGGCTCATCCGTCTCAAGGCACAAGAGACTCTGGAACTTAGGACAAGAGATTGGTAGGCATCCTAGTGCATGTTGCTCTTAACGACTAAGACTGCTGATGTCAATGAATTCTGGATGAGGAAAGTGGTCTCAGAAGAAGTATGGGGTAGAGAGACATGGTCACGAGAGTAAAATCCATTATCAATTAGAAGACCTGTCGCATCATTTCATgaattctttttatattcaTTGATTGCTCCATGTATATGGAGAGCTCCGTATCTGCGGTGATGGGATTCCGTGAGATGGGCAATATCTAAATGTCAAATGCAAATTGTCAATGCCATAAGCGAAGAAAGTGTGTTGACTTTATGGGGGGGTTCCTTATCTTCATGCTATATCCCCGTCTCTCATCATAGTCTTGTTTGTTATAAGCTCCCAGGATCTTCATGATATGGATGCAACACTGCGCAACCAGAACAGGGCCCCAGTCAAAGCGAGATGGGGAAATGCACCCACAGCCTCACACCCAGCTCCAAGTTTGGAGGATGGCCAATGCACGTTTGCGATCCCCAGCAACGTTGACTTTAGCATCTAGACCGCAGGGTGGAAATGGACCACCCTCTAATGTTTGCCTTGGTACTTGGATCTAAATGCTTCCTACCTATGCGAAAAATGAGGCCACCCTCATGCAGGGCAGCTTGAACCATGGACAGAAGAGTGACACGACAGCTACACATTGCCTATTTTTCCGACCGACGATAATGTTCAGATGAAAATACTATCAAGAAGAAATATGCATGAGTTCTGTGTGTACTAGGTGGGTATCACAGATCAGCCTTATCGTCCCTAAGTACTAAGGTAGTAGGGAACATGTAACATGAAAAGAACTTTAAGAACAAGACCACAAAAGCCAGGATCCAGCCTTTCTCAAGACAGAAGTGAATATTCCGAAGAAAAGTTTTCTGACTGTCTGATGATTTTCCTCTCTGGTATGCTAACTTCTTTGTGACTCGCCTAGGCAGGTCGATTTCTTCAATCCAACATTGTTTCTGTTGTCTCAGTTGAGTCCAAGGCTCCCCTTGCATTCAAATGGCCAAAGCTTCCGTGGGACAACTGAACCACCAACCCCCGCCGATCTCGGGTTGCCCTAGCAACGTGGACCTCTCTCAGCTGTGACGCCAGACGCTCGAGCACCGCGGCTGTCCTACCGCTTTTTTGACAGGCGTAGCTTCAAACCGTCGTCACTTTTCAACACGCTTCTTGCGCTCTTTTAATTTTACAAGAGCCTTACTCTCGAGGCCTCTGTATTGCCTTGTTGTACATCCCACGATCTGTGGcactttatttcttattactCATtcattaccttacctttgCACAACCATATCCGCCATCCTGAGACTTGTTCGTTTTGGGGCCTCGCATATCGTGTTTTTGGTCGTTAAGCCTTGTCCGACAAAATCGTGTTTGATATGCCTGTATCTACAGTCCGATAAATCCTCATTTCGCTTCGTCTCGAATTGTTCGAGTCCAAACCTCCAACTTTGGGCTTTGTCTAGTCTCTGCTTGAAACCATTCGTCAACAATATGGCACCCGCTGCACCACCTCTGCCGACGAGGTTCCCATGTTGGTGTAGAGCTGTATACTCATGGGGAGGAGAGGTTTGTTATCATGCCTCTAAAGCCTCAAACTACGCTAACTTGAGAACAGTCGAAACGAGACCTGGGATTCATTGAGGGTGATCTAATAGAATGTTTGAATGCTGGTGATGGTTCGTGGTGGGTAGGCAGACTATACCGAGATCGACGGACCGTGGGATCGTTCCCTTCCAACTTTGTTGAGCTTCTCCCCTCTCAATTCCGACCAACAACCAAATCTGTTCCGGCTCCTGTACCAAACGCACCACCAAGTACTGCACCGACAAAATCCAGAACGTTTCGAAAGCCATTCGAAGCATACGCCAAGGCTCCTCACTACACCAGTGCGAAACAACCCGAGATCTTCAAAGAGACCCCGAAACCTAAGGAGCGACAAAACTCTGGTGCTTCATTCGCACCTAGTACTCATGAAACGGAACGAGGTCCATCGCCTGCACCTCCTCAGTCATATAACCACCGAGGTCCTTCACCTGCGCCACCTCAAGCCCACGATCACCGGGCTCCTTCGCCCGCACCCTCACCGGCACCTTCTCACCACTATGGCTCACGGGCTCCATCTCCAGCTCCTATGCACAGTTACCACTCGAGGGCTCCTTCACCTGCGCCAATGCAAAGCTACCACCATTCGAGGGCTCCATCAccagctcctcctcatgGTTACGATGCAAGGGGGccttctcctgctcctccgaTGCACCAAAGTTATGGCTATGCTTCAAGAGGTCCATCTCCCGCGCCATCTTTCCATCGTCAAATAGTCCCTTATCGAGGAGGACAGGATAGAGGTAACTCACCGCCTCCCccaccaccgcctcctcACCGGCAGATGACGAGAGGAGGATCCAACGATCTGCATAGGAGATCTATTGATATCTCCCGTCATGGATCCAATGCCTCTTTCCAGCCCTTCTCGCCCTCTAGGCAAAATTCTAATAATTCCTACCGACCGCCACAGCCACCACAACCAACAATTAGGCATGGATCTAGAGGATCTTTCGATGATAGGTCATATATGCCATATACCCCTGGCAGGAACTCCCCTGTTCCGCCATCGCCCGCTGGAGGTATGACGCCTTCTCCATTGAGAGAGGCCATGGATGGAGTCATGGAGCAATTGGACGTACTAGGTGGTGGTCTTGGACGGCCTGGCCAAGCTCCTTCACCCGAGCCACCTGCCGATCCTTGGTCTCCAGAATCCTTTGATATGCTGTCCCATCGTTCAACTAGGAGGGACCAGGAGCGAAGCAGGCCTAAAACCTCGATGGGAATCGCGCAAGATGAGGGGTATGAAACATATAGCGGCGAATCGTCTCAAGAGGTGTCTTATCAGagtggaggaagagaagacaaaCTCAGCAGTTATGTTGATCGCATGGAAAAGCGGTTCCAGCAAATGCATCGTCAGAACTCAAGGACTAGCGAGCCTGATGATGACCAGCCACCTCCTCCGCCCCCTAAAAATGTGCCGTACGAGCGGCCGAAATCGTCTATGGGCCGGTCTATTGAGCCTGAGCGAAAGCTACGAGCTCGCAAGTCGGCATATGAGATCGGAAGAGGAGTTGCCCGCACATTAACAACAAAAACCAACTCGACCAATTCGTCGTCAGGCAATCAAAGCAAcaccagctcatcaacacaaAGCACTTCAAGGACCTTATGGAGCGGGACATCAGCTGGCGCTTTCAGCACTACTAGTGCGGGAAGCCTTGCACGCTCAGGCAAGCGTCAACGTGCACAAAGTGCCCTGGGAGCACGAGACCTGGAAATTGACAGACCGGACTCTCCTTTCACAGGAGTCACCTATCACAGCAGTCATGCAAGTGATTCTCCAGCGCAACAGCGTCCCCAGACCCAAGTCGGCTTCCATGATGATCCTTCGTTGGAATTGGGAGGCTTGGTGCAACCAAAACCACCCAAGAGGAACATCTTCCGCAAAATATTTGACACCGCCAAAACAGGTGTTGCGAGCAGCCGTGGCGGTCTCGTTGCTGGTGGTCTCGGTATGGACTCGCCAAAATCACCCTTTGCTCGTTCAATGCCAGCTGGAGCTTCGCCTATGCCAGGTATGGGTAGCACGCCTACCAATAGAGACGTTGTGACAGAAATGGGACTGAGTGGCGGTGTTGATTGGGTTCAGGTCCGACGTGATGTGAATCGTTCCAATTCGCTCAGTACAATAGAGTTGACTGAGCGCCGCGAGCGATGTCAAATGATGGATCACCCTGCCCTTAATCCTGTCGATGAGCTCTACGAGGGCGTcgaaggagatgaaggggCTGACGGAGAGCCAGTCCAGGAACCCACCAACTACCAAGGGATTAACTTGTCTCAAGTAGACAAGAACTCCCGATTCATCAGCGGTCTTCCTCCCGCCATAACAGCCATCCAACTTGCCACTACATACGTATGCCGACCCTACAGGAGCGAGGTCCAGCGGCTGCGAGCGATCTTTACGTGGGTCTCCGAGAAGATCTGCTGGGAAGAGGACTTTGAGGGTGAAATCGACACATCACGGGTTATCCAGGCCAAAAGGGCGTGTGCTGAGGAGTATGCTGTCCTAGTGATGGAGATGTGTTCTGCTATCGGTATCCACTGTGAGATCGTTCGAGGCTATCTCAAGTCTCCAGGGGAGGTTTCCGAAATCAACATCATGCCACGACCCAACCATTGGTGGAATGCCGTTCTCGTTGAAAATGAGTGGCGCATGATTGACTGCTGTCTTGCCAGCCCCTCGTATCCTCGGCGGGGTTTATACTCCAATGCCAATAACACGGCCGATCCGTGGTGGTTCTTGACCAGGCCACTGGAGATTTGCTGGACACATATCCCAGAACATCACAGTCAGCAGCACATCGTACCACCTGTCGCACACGAAACATTGCTCAATCTGCCATGTGCTTGTGCGCCCTTCTTCCGCAATGGTTTTGAGATGGTGGACTACAACACTGCATTGACTCGAATCGAAGATCTAGAGATGGTTCATATCAAATTCAGCGTTCCATGCGACGTGGAGATCGCCGCCGAGGTCGAAGTTCGAGGCTATTCGAGAGATGCAGACGGAGATGTTTTTGAAAGCGGCGATATTGTCAAGAAGAGGGCACTGGCTCAAGCTGAATGGTTCAATGGCATCAAGCGATACACTGTCAAAGCTCTACTGCCTGGAGATGAAGGGCAAGGTACCTTGAAGATTTATGCTGGCAAGCGAGGCCTTATGCACAGCATCAAGGATATTCCACACCCCCTTGCCTTCGCATTGCCTATTGTCCACACAGGTGAAAACCCGCCCTATGAGTTTGTCACAAGACATCCAACTCCTCACGCACAGCGACATGATATCTATGTGGTTCAGCCGCAGTGCCAAAGGCTTGCTCTTAACAATACTTTTGTCTTCGCCATCAGACAGCACCCAAGTTCGCTGGGTGGATCGGCACTTACACCGTCATCTAATCCAGGCGGCACCAGCCCCATACCGTTCGCCCGCCCCAGTTCAGCGCTGAGCATGAATGCGTCCAGTGTTAGCGGCTCGACCCCAAGCTCAGCTACGGGCACTGTGGCTGGGAAGAAGCCTGCCAAGTTGGCGATTCAGACTCCGGGAGGCAAGATCCTCCGTCTTATGAGGAAGGAGGATCGTAAGGGTATTCACGTTGGAGGTCGAAGTCTCTCAGGTAGCGAAACTGCTAGTGATGGTGGAACCTGGGAGACAATAATCAAGTGTTCAGAGAAGGGTGTATGGCGAGGTCTTGTACTCGCAGATCGCACAGCTCGATGGTGTGTCTTTGCTGAATGGGTTTGCATGGGTTGATCATTACATATGTAACGGAGGATTAACAGTGGGCAGACTTCGTTGGAGTTTCTTCTTATGTTTGGTTGTTTCGTCTTCTAATacccaaggaggaggatcttgCATGCTCTGACGCACAGCGGTATGGTTATAGAAGTGCGCATGGGCCTTGGATTTTCTCTGTTTTGGTAGGGATGATCTATTGCATTTGGGTTTGTTCAAAAGTAGCAGACATGTCGGAAACTTATCGCAAGGTGTAAGATAATAGCATGTCACGAGCAACGATTGCAGCACATGATGAATAATTTAACTTATGATTCTCTATTAATGTCTTCAATAACAAGTGCAAGTGAAGATAACAATAGTCACACTAATAAGATAAAGCTCACAAAAGGAAGTTTTGTTGGTTCCATCGAATAATCGTTAGTTTAACTTGTAGTTCCGCAATTTCCATACCGCCTCGGCCAATCACATTGCTCTGCGACACGACGATAGGATCCTGTCGCACTCGTGCCTTTCCATTGTTTTATGGTTTAAACCTAACACGATCGAATCCGCAGACGCAGCAAACAAGATAATAACGAGCAGGACGAACGAGCCTCGATAGGTTGCGCTATAGATTGTTGTGTTTGACAAGCGAGCCGATACAACCCCGTCCGTGAATGGCAAACGCACCGACAGACCAAGACGGACCATGAAGCGCAATCGCGTTGGTCTGCGCACCGCGACGAAACGACAGATCGAATGCTGAAATCAATACCGAGAAAGCGGAATACAGTGACCTAGGAGAGGCCATGAACTACAGGCCTTTTCATGGCCAGGGCCAGGGCCAGAGCCAACAAGGCTCACAGCAACCGCTGCCAGTGCCCGACATGAATCCGCCTTCATCTTATATGCCCGGCGGTTACCAGCAGTATACGAaccctcaacatcagcaccagcagcagttCTATTCGATGCCTCAACAGCAgggtcagcagcagcaacaacagacGTaccttcagcagcagcagatggcGCAGTTCGGCGGCATGCAAACGACTTTTCAGGGATACGATACAACGGGACAAGCGTATGGTGGACACCAGATGCAACCAGCTGCCGCGCAATATACACCTCCAGCGAATgtttggcagcagcagcagcaatccCCGGGGGGGCAGAACATGATGTATCAGCAACAGTATCAACaatcgcatcatcatcaacagcaacagcagcatatGTACCAGCAGCACGTCGCGTCGCCTCAACACGTTCAACCGAGAAGGCAGTCTGGTCACGTCCCTTCACCGCA
Coding sequences within:
- a CDS encoding related to C.elegans dom-3 protein, giving the protein MSARFSVQPIGRFAGASQPVKRPKEFACFSYDDNHEFHLDDSSLKYYYTPQLGADLSKGFDTFQKLDDTGDDHLDSLLKTIAAHEQETGKKIDANVVTWRGMMTKIMAAPFDQMDGFEMNATLYQDCIFIEENNAYKIASRSNEGNNKRRRGPPLEVMQFWGYKFETLSTLPAPWAEMSRDFIENRENEVVNNKAQYCSVVRTGIGKSVLCLGGEVDAIWDSKPEEKGSPINWVELKTSAEIRNPGGMENFKRKLMKYWIQSFLLGVPRIVVGFRTQDGILVEAREMETHRIPDMVNADPNPKWNADMCVNFAATFLEWLTENINDEGVWRIRREPQSPTIELFKVEETGHGDILSDEFKNWRIKLDLGPSDAS
- a CDS encoding related to Ste20-like kinase Don3; protein product: MADEGVAEHYQVLEELGRGSFGVVYKGIEKATGETVAIKHIDLESNDDDIQDIQAEIAVLSTCASSYVTQYKGSFLRGHKLWIVMEYLGGGSCLDLLKPANFSETHIAIVCRELLLGIQYLHNEGKIHRDIKAANVLLSETGKVKLADFGVAAQLTNIKSQRNTFVGTPFWMAPEVIQQDGYSFKADIWSLGITAMEMANGEPPLCHIHPMKVLFHIPKNPAPRLEGNFSKDFKDFIAQCLTKDYDRRPSAKDLLRHRFIRNAGKVEALQELIARRQMWDANQNRQKHPIYYQETLQSMAPKDEQQEWVFDTVKSVAPPPKRPTIKQHRKPSSIWNAEEAMKKLDVKDGPLGGTSPAPGTVRKSTVRRAPSVAQETSTRPGSPRGSIAPKRPLQPDMSFGNSGSTMRLFRRVPSDGSNGSQGNRPVSPDDVFRDENQPRPTTSPVEPYGKEAVLGRRLYNKAVEPSLAELHAQTSAMQKREALAKLSDAFAALDAVDPEGAYHLMTSMVSSISQDNKLSATILRQPAQKTPGDGTPQGTVIVKNTTPASSPTKLVMASNNPHLRSHRRRHADTPTMYEKNFDPEKLATESKYPGQEARSGMEHCKQLSDVLYSRWVDGLRIRWPAV
- a CDS encoding probable SH3-domain protein Cyk3 codes for the protein MAPAAPPLPTRFPCWCRAVYSWGGESKRDLGFIEGDLIECLNAGDGSWWVGRLYRDRRTVGSFPSNFVELLPSQFRPTTKSVPAPVPNAPPSTAPTKSRTFRKPFEAYAKAPHYTSAKQPEIFKETPKPKERQNSGASFAPSTHETERGPSPAPPQSYNHRGPSPAPPQAHDHRAPSPAPSPAPSHHYGSRAPSPAPMHSYHSRAPSPAPMQSYHHSRAPSPAPPHGYDARGPSPAPPMHQSYGYASRGPSPAPSFHRQIVPYRGGQDRGNSPPPPPPPPHRQMTRGGSNDLHRRSIDISRHGSNASFQPFSPSRQNSNNSYRPPQPPQPTIRHGSRGSFDDRSYMPYTPGRNSPVPPSPAGGMTPSPLREAMDGVMEQLDVLGGGLGRPGQAPSPEPPADPWSPESFDMLSHRSTRRDQERSRPKTSMGIAQDEGYETYSGESSQEVSYQSGGREDKLSSYVDRMEKRFQQMHRQNSRTSEPDDDQPPPPPPKNVPYERPKSSMGRSIEPERKLRARKSAYEIGRGVARTLTTKTNSTNSSSGNQSNTSSSTQSTSRTLWSGTSAGAFSTTSAGSLARSGKRQRAQSALGARDLEIDRPDSPFTGVTYHSSHASDSPAQQRPQTQVGFHDDPSLELGGLVQPKPPKRNIFRKIFDTAKTGVASSRGGLVAGGLGMDSPKSPFARSMPAGASPMPGMGSTPTNRDVVTEMGLSGGVDWVQVRRDVNRSNSLSTIELTERRERCQMMDHPALNPVDELYEGVEGDEGADGEPVQEPTNYQGINLSQVDKNSRFISGLPPAITAIQLATTYVCRPYRSEVQRLRAIFTWVSEKICWEEDFEGEIDTSRVIQAKRACAEEYAVLVMEMCSAIGIHCEIVRGYLKSPGEVSEINIMPRPNHWWNAVLVENEWRMIDCCLASPSYPRRGLYSNANNTADPWWFLTRPLEICWTHIPEHHSQQHIVPPVAHETLLNLPCACAPFFRNGFEMVDYNTALTRIEDLEMVHIKFSVPCDVEIAAEVEVRGYSRDADGDVFESGDIVKKRALAQAEWFNGIKRYTVKALLPGDEGQGTLKIYAGKRGLMHSIKDIPHPLAFALPIVHTGENPPYEFVTRHPTPHAQRHDIYVVQPQCQRLALNNTFVFAIRQHPSSLGGSALTPSSNPGGTSPIPFARPSSALSMNASSVSGSTPSSATGTVAGKKPAKLAIQTPGGKILRLMRKEDRKGIHVGGRSLSGSETASDGGTWETIIKCSEKGVWRGLVLADRTARWCVFAEWTSLEFLLMFGCFVF